The following are from one region of the Populus trichocarpa isolate Nisqually-1 chromosome 8, P.trichocarpa_v4.1, whole genome shotgun sequence genome:
- the LOC7494741 gene encoding long-chain-alcohol oxidase FAO1, with the protein MRRQCHPLLSGGRTRESKYSHGLSSAEMDSLASLCETILPSLPPPVTTLDGKQHQPTKAVQALYRASGSQTPMPDEIAELLRKRGLPEAVFLVRLVLWLLSTRLGTFLLCGSLCFGEKWLCIKNFSSISLDKREKVLQKWFKRRFFTAIRIAFIYVKVLCVFVFFSRVGQNGDNPAWEAIEYCAGTDENPDQVPKERPLQKGLIDTNQETDSTLLRSLTEKGLEVTRDPRRNLCKIKCDVVIVGSGCGGGVAAAVLAASGQKVFVLEKGNYFTATDYSGLEGPSLAQLYESGGLLTSADAGVIIMAGSAVGGGSVVNWSASIKTPNSVLQEWTKNQKIPLFGSSEYLSAMDTVCARIGVTENCKVEGFQNQVLRKGCERLGVPVKTVPRNSSERHYCGSCGYGCRKGEKKGTDRTWLVDAVDNGAVILTGCKAERFILEKNKGLGKRKKKCLGVIAKIINNNIITRLQIEAKVTISACGALLTPPLMISSGLKNQNIGRNLHLHPVLMAWGYFPESNSEFKGKVYDGGIITAVHEVVAGDSNVRAIVETPGLGPSSFSVLCPWVSGHDMKNRMMKYSRTAHLITIIRDSGSGKVTTEGRISYYLNASDRDNLKVGLRQALRILVAAGAVEVGTHRSDGQRIKCRGIKIEDLEEFLDTVYATGGALSLEEDWMFYSSAHQMGSCRMGINEKEGAVDENGESWEAEGLFVCDASVLPSAVGVNPMITIQSTAYCLSKKIAESLRKD; encoded by the exons ATGAGAAGACAGTGCCATCCTTTGTTGAGTGGAGGGAGAACAAGAGAGAGCAAGTACAGTCATGGGCTCTCTTCTGCTGAGATGGATTCGCTTGCTAGTCTATGTGAAACCATATTGCCTTCTCTGCCGCCACCAGTTACTACTTTGGACGGAAAACAACACCAGCCTACCAAGGCCGTGCAGGCCCTATACAGAGCTTCTGGCTCTCAAACGCCTATGCCTGATGAG ATTGCAGAGCTTTTAAGGAAGAGGGGTTTGCCAGAAGCTGTGTTCCTGGTGAGATTGGTTCTATGGCTTCTATCTACTAGGCTGGGTACATTTTTGCTTTGCGGGTCTCTTTGTTTTGGGGAGAAATGGCTCTGCATTAAGAATTTTTCAAGCATCTCTTTGGATAAGAGGGAGAAGGTTCTGCAGAAATGGTTCAAACGCAGGTTTTTTACAGCTATCAGAATTGCCTTCATTTATGTCAAGGTCTTGTGCGTCTTCGTTTTCTTCTCTCGG GTTGGTCAAAATGGTGACAACCCAGCATGGGAAGCCATTGAATATTGTGCAGGCACTGATGAAAATCCAGACCAGGTTCCGAAAGAGAGGCCCCTTCAAAAGGGATTGATAGATACGAATCAAGAAACTGACTCCACCCTTCTCCGCTCTCTTACAGAAAAAGGCCTAGAAGTTACGCGAGATCCTCGAAGGAACCTTTGTAAAATCAAATGTGATGTTGTTATTGTTGGCTCCGGTTGTGGTGGAGGAGTTGCCGCGGCTGTTCTTGCAGCTTCTGGGCAAAAGGTCTTTGTTCTCGAGAAAGGGAACTACTTTACTGCTACGGATTATTCTGGTTTGGAAGGCCCTTCCTTGGCTCAACTATACGAATCAGGTGGATTGCTTACAAGTGCTGATGCAGGGGTGATAATTATGGCAGGATCAGCAGTTGGAGGAGGTTCTGTTGTTAATTGGTCAGCATCCATCAAAACACCAAACTCTGTGCTTCAGGAATGGACCAAGAACCAGAAAATTCCACTTTTTGGTAGCTCTGAATATCTTTCTGCCATGGATACTGTTTGTGCGAGAATAGGAGTTACAGAGAATTGTAAAGTGGAAGGATTTCAAAATCAAGTACTTCGAAAAGGGTGCGAGCGCCTTGGTGTTCCCGTCAAAACCGTCCCACGAAATTCCTCAGAGAGACATTATTGTGGCTCTTGTGGTTATGGTTGTcgaaaaggagagaagaaaggGACTGATCGTACATGGCTGGTTGATGCTGTTGATAACGGGGCAGTGATCTTAACAGGATGCAAAGCAGAGAGATTCATATTGGAAAAGAACAAGGGCTTAGGTAAACGAAAAAAGAAGTGCTTGGGAGTGAttgcaaaaattataaacaacaacatcaTAACAAGATTGCAAATCGAGGCCAAGGTAACAATCTCAGCATGTGGAGCTCTCTTGACACCGCCTTTAATGATCTCTAGTGGATTGAAGAATCAGAATATAGGTAGGAACCTTCATCTGCACCCTGTCCTAATGGCCTGGGGATACTTTCCCGAGTCAAATTCAGAGTTCAAGGGGAAAGTATATGATGGTGGAATAATCACAGCAGTTCATGAAGTGGTAGCAGGAGACTCCAATGTAAGGGCAATTGTAGAAACCCCTGGATTAGGGCCTTCTTCATTTTCTGTATTATGTCCCTGGGTGTCTGGGCATGACATGAAGAACAGAATGATGAAGTATTCAAGAACTGCTCACCTCATAACAATAATAAGAGACAGCGGGTCTGGAAAAGTTACGACAGAGGGAAGGATATCCTATTACTTAAATGCATCGGACAGAGACAATCTCAAGGTAGGGCTGCGGCAGGCATTGAGGATTTTAGTAGCAGCGGGAGCAGTCGAAGTGGGTACACATAGAAGCGATGGGCAGAGGATCAAATGTAGAGGGATAAAAATAGAGGATCTGGAGGAATTTTTGGACACAGTTTATGCTACCGGGGGGGCTCTGTCACTGGAAGAGGACTGGATGTTTTACTCCTCAGCCCATCAAATGGGGAGCTGCAGGATGGGGATTAATGAAAAAGAAGGTGCTGTTGATGAGAATGGAGAAAGTTGGGAAGCAGAAGGCCTGTTCGTTTGTGACGCTAGTGTTTTGCCAAGTGCCGTGGGTGTTAATCCAATGATCACAATCCAGTCCACTGCTTACTGTCTCTCGAAGAAAATAGCAGAGTCCTTACGCAAAGATTAA